A portion of the Hydractinia symbiolongicarpus strain clone_291-10 chromosome 10, HSymV2.1, whole genome shotgun sequence genome contains these proteins:
- the LOC130662505 gene encoding ras GTPase-activating protein nGAP-like, with translation MKQIAAESDGGIHTPNAFLTTKLSGWLSVCDENENSRKNGTDNITWKLKSVAFCPKTKKLFFTSVPGDDQDNFLDSPKSPGTDIASISPKGNSENFFSNRSYSITRGRLDSQQSNSFKQFISRKLAISRTRSVGKLGTQKNEASSPKSPNALWGSWRSADSDNSLEDELEPAINLSDPELSIIRPIHPSVFSRSFCFQVLTPFDMKYFSCCTEEEYNTWIHGLHSVVQSTRNQRIRLDTSLSVWIIEAKGIPIRKRYFCELSLDKVLFARTSVKFKNDMLFWGEHFHFNDLPPTEAVTISLFRESDTKKKRRQDKNIFVGSSVIDLINLETNTEIEKWVSVYIPGISPKMQQKAIVNNKTEQAFIRAKLKYETTVVLPIDSYTKLHDYIKIKYLTLTNVLESSINLKTKDLLAQTLLKILHASDCAEVFLVDVIMNEVSNTTNENLTFRGNSLATKSIDTYMKMIGKNYLQDTLGSFIESVYDYEDDAEVDPQKLSSPSTTLSENQKNLIKLVDDAWKSIFLSVEKFPRNLQIVFSMVRKRCEEIGRDIVKKVVSASLFLRLLCPAILSPSLFQLTQEYPNEKVARTLTLVAKAIQNLANFTRFGSKEGYMEILNEFVESEMPNMNNFLQAVSYEPASKDNDDGNCSVCPNIDLARELSVLYHLLMNELSKLSEENNAKLNDLTPILQEITSIHEKSPKAEELRLSRPFETVASVCRKPLTTPTSGLSTPLPSSTPSGLTPSSIIVEDTADDEELPDSYTDTPLSASEDYVSGCSLVHHRSVSSRTSSNRSTSRTEGRAEQKKLAQNRQTHDYHKHKRDHCKRSQSVGDVAVTNGTRVFENKGKLDKLLSVSSQAAVNRNGKNIKSEPTLTGFKKRHSVEHASPVRKGSKETGSVKDRISMFSQKNSPSKVPVHSKLSSPSKPFSPAKAMSPSTPMSPSTPMSPATPKHLRGLKSPSAPMSSSKPHTTAKPFKLQNENIPVSQKQQTKLGSKPKPAANKELTKKPTVHKKPVIAKKPLDKSKTNTKEKISVDVKKETKKENDKPFDRESLKLKDLKSEHQFTDCKSPELMTYHSSPKRKPYATNMANDISESEISQNEIDLTSRDESLATTGNASPKTSIRSQEGSSNKIAPRKESSDEVFNDLNADKKDPATEQVRLQRRHSEMTSQELKKRNVNRDIMIVAQSSEIARIRANGYCEILHEGIIERSNSFMSSCSSNCSYSSETYSTDEDEMISNSVYVQGDNISDVLMPINERSDRYSTGTLDSSINRRHLSSSSSRYNDTLNSTNSPHNSSRYSTLDSNTNRRHSSNATMYGQRQNSVTSNHSLNRNSDDPDFLKQKLRETENLLRKTQHELKSRTSNFEQTVIHLKEKLIEADKKLKSQRADTDSQMKNVISRLLNVESELRTEHTEMEAIITGKQKIIDIQERRIKSLEESNARLVDSLTHITNKQENLTGKDSLDERDQIHSGEVISSPIREPRQV, from the exons ATGAAGCAAATTGCAGCAGAGTCTGATGGAGGAATACATACCCCAAAtgcttttttaacaacaaaattatctgGATGGTTATCTGTTTGTGATGAAAATG AAAACTCTAGAAAAAATGGAACGGATAACATTACGTGGAAGTTGAAAAGTGTTGCATTTTGCcccaaaacaaagaaattattttttacatctGTACCAGGAGATGATCAA GATAATTTTCTGGATAGTCCAAAAAGTCCTGGGACAGACATTGCCTCCATATCTCCAAAAGGAAACAGTG AGAACTTTTTCTCAAATCGATCTTATTCTATAACACGAGGAAGACTGGATTCTCAACAAAGTAACAGCTTTAAACAATTt ATATCTCGCAAACTTGCAATATCACGAACAAGAAGTGTTGGAAAACTTGGCACTCAAAAAAATGAAGCATCAAG tCCAAAATCTCCAAATGCATTATGGGGCTCCTGGCGTTCTGCAGATTCAGATAATTCTCTGGAGGATGAG CTTGAACCTGCCATTAACCTGAGTGATCCAGAGTTATCCATCATTCGACCTATACATCCAAGTGTGTTTTCTCGATCGTTTTGTTTTCAAGTATTAACACCCTTTGATATGAAGTATTTTAGTTGTTGTACTGAAGAAGAATACAACACCTGGATACATGG tttaCATAGCGTCGTGCAGTCAACTCGCAATCAAAGAATACGTTTGGATACATCATTATCAGTGTGGATAATCGAAGCCAAAGGCATTCCGATACGTAAACGGTATTTTTGTGAATTGTCGCTCGATAAAGTACTGTTCGCGAGGACTTcagtgaaatttaaaaatgatatgCTATTTTGGGGCGAGCATTTTCATTTTAATGATTTACCACCAACCGAGGCTGTAACGATCAGTTTATTTCGTGAGAGCGACACGAAGAAGAAACGACGACAAGACAAGAATATATTTGTCGGCTCGTCTGTCATCGACTTGATCAACCTCGAGACAAACACAGAAATCGAGAAGTGGGTTTCAGTTTATATCCCTGGAATTTCTCCCAAGATGCAACAAAAAGCGATAGTTAACAACAAGACGGAGCAAGCTTTCATTCGTGCCAAATTAAAATATGAAACCACTGTGGTACTTCCTATTGATTCATACACAAAGCTGCACGattatatcaaaataaaatatctaaCGTTAACGAACGTTCTAGAATCTTCGattaacttaaaaacaaaagatttgcTAGCACAAACACTATTAAAAATCCTACATGCCAGCGATTGCGCTGAAGTCTTTCTTGTCGACGTGATCATGAACGAAGTGTCTAATACAACCAATGAAAACTTAACTTTTCGCGGGAATTCTCTCGCCACGAAATCTATTGATACTTACATGAAAATGATTGGCAAAAATTATCTGCAAGATACCCTGGGTAGCTTTATAGAATCAGTGTATGACTACGAAGACGACGCTGAGGTGGACCCGCAGAAATTATCATCACCGAGTACAACTCTGAgtgaaaatcagaaaaatttgATCAAACTGGTGGACGATGCATGGAAGAGTATTTTTTTGTCTGTTGAAAAGTTTCCACGAAATCTTCAAATCGTTTTTTCCATGGTTCGGAAGCGTTGTGAAGAGATTGGTCGAGATATCGTGAAAAAGGTTGTGAGTGCGTCTTTGTTTTTACGTCTGCTATGTCCCGCTATTCTTTCGCCAAGTCTGTTTCAGTTAACACAAGAATATCCAAACGAAAAGGTAGCCCGTACTTTAACTTTAGTTGCAAAGGCTATTCAAAATTTAGCCAACTTTACGCGCTTTGGAAGCAAAGAAGGATACATGGAAATTTTAAACGAATTCGTTGAAAGTGAGATGCCGAACATGAACAACTTTCTTCAAGCTGTGTCCTATGAACCAGCCAGCAAAGATAACGATGACGGTAATTGTTCCGTATGTCCAAACATCGATCTTGCTCGTGAGTTATCTGTTTTATACCATTTGTTGATGAATGAACTTAGCAAATTATCAGAAGAAAACAACGCGAAGTTGAACGATTTAACACCAATTTTGCAAGAAATTACTTCCATTCACGAAAAATCACCGAAAGCGGAAGAACTGCGCCTTTCGCGACCTTttgaaacggttgcgtcagtCTGTCGAAAACCTTTGACAACACCCACCAGCGGATTGTCAACACCATTACCATCATCAACGCCCAGTGGTTTAACACCCTCTTCTATTATAGTAGAGGATACTGCTGATGACGAAGAGCTGCCGGATTCTTACACAGATACGCCCTTAAGTGCTTCAGAGGACTATGTATCCGGTTGTTCTTTGGTTCACCATCGCAGTGTCTCTTCAAGAACCAGTTCAAATCGCTCAACATCACGAACAGAGGGGCGTGCCGAACAAAAGAAACTTGCTCAGAACCGCCAGACACATGACTATCACAAACATAAAAGAGATCACTGTAAAAGAAGTCAGTCTGTCGGTGACGTCGCTGTAACAAATGGAACACGTGTATTTGAGAATAAAGGAAAATTGGATAAACTTTTGTCCGTCTCTTCACAAGCAGCGGTTAATCGAAATGGAAAGAATATCAAGTCTGAGCCAACTCTGACCGGGTTTAAAAAGCGTCATAGTGTGGAGCACGCGTCACCTGTAAGAAAAGGGAGTAAAGAAACCGGAAGTGTCAAGGATAGGATAAGtatgttttcacaaaaaaattctcCATCCAAAGTTCCTGTTCATTCCAAACTATCATCTCCTAGCAAACCGTTTTCTCCTGCCAAAGCAATGTCACCCAGTACGCCAATGTCACCCAGTACGCCAATGTCACCTGCTACACCAAAACATCTTCGTGGGTTAAAGTCACCGTCGGCACCTATGTCATCGAGCAAACCACACACAACTGCCAAACCATTTAAacttcaaaatgaaaacattcctgttTCTCAAAAACAACAAACCAAGCTAGGAAGTAAACCAAAACCAGCAGCAAATAAAGAGTTAACGAAAAAACCAACCGTGCATAAAAAACCAGTTATTGCAAAAAAACCTTTagataaatcaaaaacaaatacGAAGGAAAAGATTTCTGTCGATGTCaaaaaagaaacgaaaaagGAGAACGATAAACCGTTTGATAGAGAGTCTCTGAAATTAAAGGATTTAAAAAGCGAGCATCAGTTCACTGACTGTAAATCTCCAGAACTAATGACATATCACAGCTCACCGAAACGGAAGCCTTACGCTACCAACATGGCGAACGACATTTCTGAAAGTGAGATTTCACAGAACGAAATTGATCTAACTAGTAGAGACGAAAGTTTAGCAACGACTGGAAACGCCTCCCCGAAGACATCAATACGTTCACAGGAAGGTTCTTCGAATAAGATTGCTCCGAGAAAAGAGTCTAGTGACGAAGTATTCAACGATTTAAACGCAGACAAGAAGGACCCAGCAACTGAACAAGTGAGGCTACAGCGTCGTCATTCAGAAATGACATCACAAGAATTGAAAAAAAGGAATGTCAATCGAGACATTATGATCGTAGCTCAGAGTTCTGAGATCGCTCGAATACGTGCAAATGGTTATTGTGAGATATTGCACGAAGGAATTATCGAACGTTCGAATTCCTTTATGTCGAGCTGTTCTTCGAACTGTAGCTATTCGAGTGAAACATATTCCACGGACGAGGATGAAATGATATCAAATAGTGTTTACGTGCAAGGTGATAATATCTCCGATGTTTTAATGCCAATTAATGAAAGATCAGACAG GTACTCGACAGGTACATTGGACTCATCTATCAATAGACGACATCTGTCGTCGTCTTCTTCTCGATATAACGACACACTTAACTCCACAAATAGCCCACATAATTCGTCACGATATAGTACGTTGGATTCGAACACCAATCGGCGCCACAGTTCAAACGCAACCATGTATGGTCAAAGACAGAATTCAGTAACGAGTAATCATTCATTAAATCGTAACAGC GATGATCCTGATTTCTTGAAACAAAAGTTACGTGAAACGGAAAATTTATTGAGAAAAACACAGCATGAATTAAAATCACGAACCAGTAATTTTGAGCAGACTGTTATTCACCTAAAGGAGAAATTGATAGAAGcagataaaaagttaaaatctcAGCGTGCGGACACGGACTCACAAATGAAAAACGTAATCAGCCGCCTTCTAAATGTTGAAAGTGAATTACGCACAGAACATACTGAAATGGAGGCTATTATAACAGggaagcaaaaaattattgatATTCAAGAACGTCGTATAAAATCCTTGGAAGAATCGAATGCTAGACTTGTTGACTCGTTAACCCATATTACTAATAAGCAAGAAAATTTGACTGGGAAAGACAGCTTGGATGAACGAGATCAAATACACTCTGGAGAAGTCATTAGTTCTCCAATACGAGAACCTAGACAAGTTTGA